Proteins from one Planctomyces sp. SH-PL62 genomic window:
- a CDS encoding porin, with amino-acid sequence MKPRAILTLAALSIPVGGVAADGPPTDPAPSRAEAPAGSLDARFRDLESMNRAILERLDRSERDRRAADERYRSLESKYEELRDRLERQDGRNADEGSPATDLEPLLGSEGFRDSPSDHDESTGDQADEASDRPTFPELPLRAAFGEEGVALRSFDDEYQLRFRILDQTDFKLFSPGDQIPASSGLYIPRVRIYFEGRLTRLFDYEVSIQRSVEGVWDLLDGNVDVNIDPRFRIRFGRTLVPYSYDWYDHLEQYFITPERSLFPLNFGLSRSAGLMAHGLLFDDRMEYAVGGFDGHLTGLADENTTRDAVSYLNFKPFLKTERFPLLRDFNFGFSGYLGEQVVPQRPLPLRTSLQSSENDEAARRATSLFLDFEEDAYLSGDHSAIAAHLAWYVGGMSFEAEWQGSRDHYTRSGMPFRLFSVPATGSHITLAYFLTGEKVRDRSRVDPLRPFDPTRNSWGPGAVELFARFSELRLSDEVFRAGLADREKWTNGLALTDIGLNWYLTSYLKIYLDWQRSYYDSPVELNPHLHSRINDLFWIRGQLYY; translated from the coding sequence ATGAAGCCCAGGGCGATCCTCACACTCGCGGCGCTTTCCATCCCGGTCGGAGGCGTCGCGGCCGACGGACCCCCGACCGATCCAGCCCCCTCGCGCGCCGAGGCTCCCGCCGGCTCGCTCGACGCCCGCTTCCGCGACCTCGAGTCGATGAACCGGGCCATCCTGGAACGTCTCGACCGGTCCGAGCGCGACCGCCGGGCCGCCGACGAGCGCTATCGCTCGCTGGAGTCGAAGTACGAGGAGCTGCGAGACCGCCTTGAACGCCAGGACGGGCGGAACGCGGACGAGGGGTCGCCGGCGACGGACCTCGAACCCCTGCTCGGCTCGGAGGGATTCCGGGATTCGCCCTCGGACCACGACGAATCGACGGGCGACCAGGCGGACGAGGCGTCGGACAGGCCGACGTTCCCGGAGCTTCCCCTCCGCGCGGCCTTCGGCGAGGAAGGGGTCGCCCTGCGGTCGTTCGACGACGAGTACCAGCTCCGCTTCCGCATCCTGGATCAGACCGACTTCAAGCTCTTCTCGCCGGGCGACCAGATCCCCGCGTCCAGCGGCCTGTACATCCCCCGCGTCCGCATCTACTTCGAAGGCAGGCTGACCCGCCTCTTCGACTACGAGGTGTCCATCCAGAGGAGCGTCGAGGGAGTCTGGGACCTGCTGGACGGCAACGTCGACGTCAACATCGACCCTCGATTCCGGATCCGGTTCGGCCGTACCCTGGTCCCGTACAGCTATGATTGGTACGACCACCTGGAGCAGTACTTCATCACCCCGGAGCGTTCCCTCTTCCCGCTCAATTTCGGGCTCTCTCGGTCGGCGGGGCTGATGGCCCACGGCCTGCTGTTCGACGACCGCATGGAGTACGCCGTCGGCGGCTTCGACGGCCACCTGACCGGCCTGGCGGACGAGAACACCACCCGAGACGCCGTCTCCTACCTCAACTTCAAGCCGTTCCTGAAGACCGAACGGTTCCCCCTGCTTCGCGACTTCAATTTCGGCTTCTCCGGATATCTGGGAGAGCAGGTCGTCCCCCAACGGCCGCTCCCCTTGCGGACCTCGCTCCAGTCTTCCGAGAACGACGAGGCCGCCCGCCGCGCGACCTCGCTGTTCCTGGATTTCGAGGAGGACGCCTACCTCAGCGGCGACCATAGCGCGATCGCCGCGCATCTCGCCTGGTACGTCGGCGGGATGTCGTTCGAGGCCGAATGGCAGGGGAGCCGCGACCACTACACCCGAAGCGGGATGCCGTTCCGGCTGTTCTCGGTGCCGGCGACCGGCAGCCATATCACGCTCGCCTACTTCCTCACCGGCGAGAAGGTCCGGGATCGAAGCCGGGTCGACCCGCTCCGCCCGTTCGATCCGACGCGGAACTCCTGGGGTCCCGGAGCCGTCGAGCTGTTCGCCCGGTTCAGCGAGCTTCGCCTCAGCGACGAGGTCTTCCGCGCCGGGCTTGCCGACCGCGAGAAATGGACGAACGGCCTGGCCCTGACCGACATCGGCCTGAACTGGTACCTCACCAGCTACCTCAAGATCTATCTCGACTGGCAACGCTCCTACTACGACTCACCCGTCGAGCTCAACCCCCATCTCCACAGCCGGATCAACGACCTGTTCTGGATCCGCGGCCAGCTCTATTACTGA
- a CDS encoding Fur family transcriptional regulator codes for MSRNTEPHEAIRRSILEAGRSLSAVEILELARRDVPGLDAATVQQVIESLLEEGTLIPVRIPGAADRYDLRDAASKHHHHFICSACGRSFDVPGSSVGFQILTPPGFVVGSHDVVLYGCCDRCPAPAYDF; via the coding sequence TTGAGCCGAAACACCGAGCCGCATGAGGCGATCCGGCGATCCATCCTCGAAGCGGGCCGTTCCCTGAGCGCCGTGGAAATCCTGGAACTGGCCCGGAGGGACGTCCCCGGCCTGGACGCGGCGACGGTCCAGCAGGTCATCGAGAGCCTGCTTGAAGAAGGAACCCTGATTCCCGTCCGGATCCCGGGCGCGGCCGACCGATACGATCTCCGGGACGCCGCCTCGAAACACCACCATCACTTCATCTGCAGCGCCTGCGGCCGCTCCTTCGACGTTCCAGGCTCCTCGGTGGGCTTCCAGATCCTGACGCCGCCGGGATTCGTCGTCGGCAGCCATGACGTGGTACTCTACGGCTGCTGCGATCGGTGCCCTGCGCCGGCGTACGACTTCTAA
- a CDS encoding efflux RND transporter periplasmic adaptor subunit, with protein sequence MPEETIDAGLLEQTKNQIRKLVAEIADLAESDVQPGEFYGEFLNRAVAATAASGGAFWLLDGRGGLRLQYQLDFAQTGLMDGRVKTASHDALLGCMVQASQPQVIPPGAVIEGMPQAFNPTHLTIILAPLIVDKQVVGLLEILMDPNRRAAQQKSTLRFVGDLTDLAANYLKNRQMRQMVSQQRMWNQLETFTHQIHHTLDFKETTYAVVNDGKRLVGCDRLSVAMKISGRTLVEAISGQEVVEQRSNQVRELTKLCKAVLRSGEDLVYTGHTEGFAPDIRDALELYVDESGSKAVAVVLLYKPEKEEGPERKEKVAYGCLVAEQIGDEIAPTDMHARTEVVSRHASTALWNAQEHHRIFLRPVLKAMGSPWRLLRGRTLAKILAVLALIVALIGALTFVPWNLRIEGRGSLLPEERHTVYAPNPGIIVEAPVEHGDRVKKGDVIARLDSRELEKELKKLTAEYNKANTQGLILRQQEESANERERNRQEGLQLQAQLTEAQITARSTKEQIDITKEQIDEMSIRAPHDGLITTWDVKKTLLGRPVDIGTDLLQLAETEGEWVLEVEVPDDDMGPVLAAQARLDAEVAAGTKPAGSTLAAYFVVMTEPEHRYQGYVRRIAAKAETKTESAEQRHTVKVTVGFSDAVRAEFLQRNQEFRPGAEVRARIDCGDARLAYVLFRKVVQVWHESVLFRWPFLQ encoded by the coding sequence ATGCCGGAAGAAACCATCGACGCCGGTCTGCTCGAGCAGACGAAGAATCAGATCCGCAAGCTGGTGGCCGAGATCGCCGATCTGGCCGAGTCGGACGTCCAGCCCGGCGAATTCTATGGGGAATTCCTGAACCGGGCCGTGGCGGCGACCGCCGCGTCCGGCGGCGCGTTCTGGCTGCTGGACGGTCGGGGCGGGCTCCGGCTCCAGTATCAGCTCGACTTCGCCCAGACCGGCCTCATGGACGGGCGGGTGAAGACCGCCTCCCACGACGCGCTGCTCGGCTGCATGGTCCAGGCCTCGCAGCCCCAGGTGATCCCCCCCGGCGCGGTGATCGAGGGGATGCCACAGGCGTTCAACCCGACCCACCTGACGATCATCCTCGCCCCCCTGATCGTCGATAAGCAGGTGGTCGGCCTGCTCGAAATCCTGATGGACCCGAACCGCCGGGCCGCCCAGCAGAAGAGCACGCTGCGGTTCGTCGGCGACCTCACCGACCTGGCCGCGAACTATCTGAAGAACCGCCAGATGCGGCAGATGGTCTCGCAGCAGCGGATGTGGAATCAGCTGGAGACCTTCACCCACCAGATCCACCACACGCTGGACTTCAAGGAGACCACCTACGCCGTCGTCAACGACGGCAAGCGACTGGTCGGCTGCGACCGCCTGAGCGTGGCCATGAAGATCTCGGGCCGGACCCTGGTCGAGGCGATCAGCGGCCAGGAGGTCGTCGAGCAGCGGTCGAACCAGGTCCGCGAGCTGACCAAGCTCTGCAAGGCGGTGCTCCGCTCCGGCGAGGACCTCGTCTACACCGGCCACACCGAGGGGTTCGCCCCGGACATCCGCGACGCCCTGGAACTCTACGTCGACGAGTCGGGCTCGAAGGCCGTCGCCGTCGTCCTCCTCTACAAGCCCGAGAAGGAGGAGGGGCCGGAGCGCAAGGAGAAGGTCGCCTACGGCTGCCTGGTCGCCGAGCAGATCGGCGACGAGATCGCCCCGACCGACATGCACGCCCGGACCGAGGTGGTCTCGCGGCACGCCTCGACGGCCCTCTGGAACGCCCAGGAGCACCACCGGATCTTCCTCCGGCCCGTCCTCAAGGCGATGGGCTCCCCCTGGCGGCTCCTGCGGGGCCGGACCCTGGCCAAGATCCTGGCCGTGCTGGCCCTGATCGTCGCCCTGATCGGCGCGCTCACCTTCGTCCCCTGGAACCTCCGCATCGAGGGCCGAGGCTCGCTCCTCCCCGAAGAGCGGCACACCGTCTACGCCCCCAACCCGGGCATCATCGTCGAGGCCCCCGTCGAGCACGGCGACCGCGTCAAGAAGGGGGACGTGATCGCCCGCCTGGACAGCCGCGAGCTGGAGAAGGAGCTCAAGAAGCTCACCGCCGAGTACAACAAGGCCAACACCCAGGGCCTGATCCTCCGCCAGCAGGAGGAGTCGGCCAACGAGCGCGAGCGGAACCGGCAGGAAGGCCTGCAGCTCCAGGCCCAGCTCACCGAGGCCCAGATCACCGCCCGGAGCACCAAGGAGCAGATCGACATCACCAAGGAGCAGATCGACGAGATGTCGATCCGCGCCCCGCACGACGGCCTCATCACCACCTGGGACGTCAAGAAGACGCTGCTAGGCCGCCCGGTCGACATCGGCACCGACCTGCTCCAGCTCGCCGAGACCGAGGGCGAATGGGTGCTCGAGGTCGAGGTGCCGGACGACGACATGGGCCCGGTCCTGGCCGCCCAGGCCCGGCTCGACGCCGAGGTCGCCGCCGGGACCAAGCCCGCCGGGTCCACCCTGGCGGCCTACTTCGTGGTGATGACCGAGCCCGAGCACCGCTACCAGGGCTACGTCCGCCGGATCGCCGCCAAGGCCGAGACCAAGACCGAGAGCGCCGAACAGCGGCACACCGTCAAGGTCACCGTCGGCTTCAGCGACGCGGTCCGCGCCGAGTTCCTCCAGCGCAACCAGGAGTTCCGCCCCGGCGCCGAGGTCCGCGCCCGGATCGACTGCGGCGACGCCCGCCTGGCCTACGTCCTCTTCCGCAAGGTCGTCCAGGTCTGGCACGAGTCGGTCCTCTTCCGCTGGCCGTTCCTCCAGTGA
- a CDS encoding NAD-dependent epimerase/dehydratase family protein yields MSRFEGPRRALVTGATGLLGSHLVARLRARGDHVRALVRASSDTTFLDEQGVEPSQGDLLDVRAVERALDAVDVVYHCAAKVGDWGSWSEFQVGCIDATRVLAEASAKAGVGRFVHVSSTSAYGHPHDREEPILESHPLGENIWALDYYTRSKVECERLLWRMAETDGLPLTVVRPSWIFGERDRTTIPRLIREFRWGRVSIVGKGDNPLSAVYAGVVADAMILAADDPGSVGEAYNVTSHSEITQREFLDMLADAVGVPRVTWRYPYWYAFYGGYALELRERLLRNPKPPRVTRYGAWLLGRRLSYSTEKARRMLGWTPALTYQEAIERTVRWFLDDEEARIPRRRTPTLVAIRRALSPGGIRTARPERPTSSPGSPDSTPAATATTAER; encoded by the coding sequence ATGAGCCGATTCGAAGGACCCCGACGCGCCCTCGTCACCGGGGCCACCGGCTTGCTGGGCAGCCACCTCGTCGCCAGGCTGCGCGCCCGGGGCGACCACGTCCGCGCCCTCGTCCGTGCGTCCAGCGACACGACCTTCCTGGACGAACAGGGAGTGGAGCCGTCCCAGGGCGACCTGCTCGACGTCCGCGCCGTGGAGCGAGCCCTCGACGCCGTGGACGTCGTCTACCACTGCGCGGCGAAGGTGGGCGACTGGGGAAGCTGGAGCGAGTTCCAGGTCGGCTGCATCGACGCCACGCGCGTGCTCGCCGAGGCGTCGGCGAAGGCCGGCGTCGGTCGGTTCGTCCACGTCAGTTCCACCAGCGCCTACGGCCATCCCCACGACCGCGAGGAGCCGATCCTCGAGTCCCACCCGCTCGGCGAGAACATCTGGGCGCTCGACTACTACACCCGGAGCAAAGTTGAGTGCGAGCGGCTCCTCTGGAGGATGGCCGAGACCGACGGACTCCCGCTGACCGTCGTCCGGCCGAGCTGGATCTTCGGCGAGCGCGATCGCACGACCATTCCCAGGCTGATCCGGGAGTTCCGCTGGGGCCGGGTCTCGATCGTCGGCAAGGGGGACAACCCCCTGAGCGCCGTGTACGCCGGCGTGGTCGCCGACGCCATGATCCTGGCGGCCGACGACCCGGGCTCGGTCGGCGAGGCGTACAACGTCACCAGCCATTCGGAAATCACCCAGCGCGAATTCCTCGACATGCTGGCCGACGCGGTCGGCGTCCCCCGCGTCACCTGGCGCTATCCGTACTGGTACGCCTTCTACGGCGGCTACGCCCTGGAACTGCGGGAGCGCCTCCTGCGGAACCCGAAGCCCCCCCGCGTGACGCGGTACGGCGCCTGGCTGCTGGGGCGCCGACTGAGCTACAGCACGGAGAAGGCCCGACGAATGCTGGGCTGGACGCCCGCCCTGACCTATCAGGAAGCCATTGAGCGCACGGTTCGCTGGTTCCTCGACGACGAGGAGGCGCGCATCCCCCGCCGTCGCACGCCGACCCTGGTGGCGATCCGTCGCGCCCTGTCGCCGGGGGGAATCAGAACGGCACGACCGGAGCGGCCGACTTCGTCGCCGGGCTCGCCGGATTCGACGCCGGCCGCGACGGCGACGACGGCGGAGCGCTAG